In the Clostridium cellulovorans 743B genome, AATACCTTTCTTTTTGATTTATCAGTAATTAGAAGTGGACCTGCTTCTTTTGAATAAGCTAAAGTTTCTAAATCTCTTACTTCTTTTATATCCTCTATACTATTACCAGTATGCCTAGAATGTGGTGCATAAAATACATCATCAAGGCCTCTCATTAATGGCGAATTTTTATCTAAATTTTCGTGTTCAAATATACCAAACATTTTTTTCTCTAATGGTTTTTTATCAATTCCATAATAATAATATAAGGCTGCTTGTGCTCCCCAACAGATAAATAGCGATGATTGTACATTAGCTTCAGCATAATCGAAAATTCGTGTTAGTTCATTCCAGTATTGTACATCTTCAAATTCCATATTTTCTACTGGAGCTCCGGATACAATTAAAGCATCAAAGCTTTTATCCTTTATTTCTTCAAAAGTTGTATAAAAAGTATCCAAATGAGATTTTGGAGTGTGTTTACTTGTATAATCTGAAGTTTGCAAGAACGTAACATTTATTTGAATAAGGGAATTGCTTAACAATCTTAATATTTGAGTTTCAGTTACAATTTTTGTTGGCATTAAATTTAAAAAGAGAATTTCTAAGGGGCGAATCTGCTGACTTTGAGCTCGTTCGTGATTCATTACAAAAATATTTTCATTTATAAGTGTAGCAGTAGCTGGTAAATCTTTTGGTAAAATAACTGGACACATATTAACTCCTCCTCAACGAATAGCATAAAAAAACTCTATTACATTGGAGTAATAGAGGAAATTGTCACATAATGACTATAAAACACCTCATCTCCCAGACGCTTGTCCGCAGGAATTAGCACCTTGCACTCATTTGCAGGTTGCCGAGGCTTCACAGGGCCTAATCCCTCCACCTCTCTTGATGACGTTGATAAATGTAATTAAAAAAAATTATACAATAAAAAACATACTTTGTAAACAAAAGCTTTATAATTAAGGTTTAAGAAATAAAAAAAATTCGATATTTCTAAGGATCCAATAAAGTATTAGTAATGTTAACCCAAGCCAGTAGAAGCTTGGATATCTAGGTAATAAAAAAAGTTTTTTATTAAATGAAAGAGCTAATAACTCTAAATATTTAAGGAATCCAAATATAACTATAAGCATAGTTGCTACATTTGATTTTAAGCAATTTAATATATCACCACGAAATAATGCTAAGATACTACGTGTCATACCGCATCCTGGACATAATAGTGAGGTTTTTTCATAAAATGTACATTGGGGTAATAATTTTACAACAGAAAATATGTAGTATCTTAAAAGATAAAAAATAAAAATAGATATAATAGGCAAAACAAGTAACGATATTCTTAGTATAGCTATTTTGTTAGGAGTTAGATTATTTATATTTTTGTGCATAATAGTCTCCATTCTTAAACTTTTGTATATTTAATTATAACAAACTTTCGATTCAAATAGAAAAATTTTAGTGACATAAACATAATATAAATTCTTTTAAAAAAACATTCCTCACTATAAATTATTTAGAGTGAGGAATGTTTTTATGAATAATAATTAGATTATAAGATTTTATTATTAGTTTTGTTTTGTCTTACAGGTAAAGATATAATAAAATCGCTACCTTTACCTTCTTCACTTATTAAGTCAATAGTTCCATTATGAAGTTCAACAAGTGATTTTACAAGACTTAAGCCAATACCACTGCCTTTTTTATTAGACTCACTATTATTAACTTGTCCAAATCTTTCAAAAATAATATCATGATTTTTAGGTGCTATTCCAATCCCATTATCTTTAATAGAAATTCGAACCTTTGTATCATCATCAAGTATTGTTACCCATATGGAGCCATTTTTATTAGAGTATTTTGTTGCATTGGAAAGTAGATTAACAATGCATCTTTCTATTTGAGTTCTATCACATTCAATTAATTTTTCCTCTATATCAGGGTCTATTATAAGGTCAATATTATTAGATTCTATATAATCCTTCATGGATAAAGCAACTTCTTCTACAAGGTAAACAATATCAACTTCAGAAATAGTAAGCTTATAATCACCATTCTCTATTTTTGATGCATCAATTAGGTCATTTATTACTTTTAGCAATCTTAAAGAATTCCTACTCATAATATCAACATATTTATTCAAGTTAGGTTTTTCTATATATTTTTCACCTTCATTTAGGTTTGAGATAAGTTGCAATGTTGATAAGATTACATTTAATGGTGTTCTTAATTCGTGGGATAAGTTTATGAAATAATTATTTTTGCTTCTCTCATATTTAATCAATTTATCATATAGAGTTTTATTTTCTTTTAACTTATTATTTAATAAAATAGTCCTTTGATTTATTATTCCCTCTAAAATTTTAACACGATTCCATATAAAATATATAACCATTATAGCAGTAGTTATATATATAAGATGTGCCCACCAAGTGTTCCAAGGGGCAGTACTTATTTTTACTGGTATAGAAATAGGTTCACTCCACTGTCCTAAATTATTTCTGCCCTTTACTAAAAATCGATATTCTCCACTTTGAACATTAGTATATCTAGCATAACCATTTCCAGTTACATAGTTCCATTCAGAGTCAACTCCTTCAAGTAAGTAAGCGAATTGGTTTTTAGAAGAATTTATAAAGTAAGGCAAGAAAAATTCTATTCTAAAGTGATTCTGTTTAAAGTTCAATGAAGATAACTTATCGATTGGAAATGGTTCGTCGTAAATTGATACACCTTTAATAACGACATTTTGATTTAGTAGTTTCTTTTCCTCTATCTTTTCAGGAAAAAAACTATTAAATCCATTGATTCCCCCAAAAAACATTTCACCATTACTACTTTTATAGTATGAATAATTATTGAATTCATTACTTTGTAATCCATCATAAACATTAAAATTAGTGAATGTTTTTTCACTTACATCATATTTAGACAGCCCCCCATCAGTACTAACCCAAGGATTTCCTTTGGTATCTAATAAAACACCATATAAATAATTGTTACTTAATCCATCTTCTTCAAAAAATCTAGTGAAACTCTCTTCTAATATAGAAAATTTATTAAGCCCATGAGTAGTGGCAATCCATAAGTTACCATTGTTATCTCCAGTAACATCCTTAATATTATTTGATGATATGGTCTTAGCATCATTAGGAGATTGCGTATAGGAAGTCATAACTTCTGAAGTTCTATCAAATTTGACTAGACCACCATTTAAACCTAACCCAATCCATAATGTTCTATTTTCATCTTCATAAATACTTGATATATTTTGTTCAAGTATGTTGTTTTTTGTCATTATATCACTATAGTGTTTAAATTGTTTAGTAACTTTATCGTAAGAGTCTAGTCCATTTGCTGTTCCAATCCATATTATACCTTCTCTATCTTGATAAATGGTATTTACGGCATCAGATACTAGCGTGTTAATATCAGTACCTTCATTAAAACGAATAAAACTGTCAGTAGATTTGTTATATAAATTTAGTCCTTTCCAAGTAGCTATCCAAATGTCTCCTTGTTTATCTCCATATACGTTGATGATTGTATCATCACTTAGACTATCTGTACTTTCACTATTTCTATAATGTTTTACATCTCCAGTACTAAGATTCATGGCATTTAATCCATCTTTAAAAGTTCCAAGCCACAATATCCCATTATTATCTTTATATATTCCGCGAATCATATCATCACTTAAACTATTTTCTTTAGTAGGATCCTTCTTATAATAATTAAACATAGGTTCTGGATTAAAAATACTTATCCCTTTATTTGTTCCTGCCCATATCATTCCAGTCCTATCTTTAATAATATAATTTACTTGATTATAAACAAGGCTTTTTAAGTCATAGTATTTATTTACATAAGCAATTAATTTATCATTAAGTTTGTTATATTTAAATAGACCATCATTTGTTCCAATCCATATGTTATTATAGTCATCTTCTTTTATATCATTTACATGTTTAAAAGCGATTTGATTATTACCTTCAAAACCTTGAGAATAATTCGTTAACTTATTAGCTTTTTTGTCGAATTTAAACAATCCGTTATCAAAGGTACCAATCCATAAATTTTTATCATTATCCTCAAATAGAGATGTTATGAATTTATCCTTCATTATTCCATCTACATCGAAAGCATAGTTGCATTGAGTAATTTGGTTGTCAATTAAATTCATTTTGTTTAACCCTTTTTCTGTACCAATCCATAGGATACCTTCAGAATCTTGAAACAAGCTAGTTATACAATTATTAGTTATACTATATATATTGCTTTCTACATGACTGAACCTAACAAATGAATCTGTAGATTTATCATATTTATTTAGTCCTTCTTCTGTACCAATCCAAATATTATTATCTCCATCCTCAAGAATTGTCAATATACCATCTGAGGAGATGCTTGAAGAATCTTCTTTAGAATATGTATAACGGACTATAGAACCATTTGCCGGATTAAGCTTATTTACACCTTTACCAGTCCCAATCCAAATATAACCATCAGAATCTTCCAGAACTGCTCCTATATAGTTTCCACTAATACTATTTTCATCATTTAGTTTGTATTTATAAACTTTAAATTCTTGTCCATCATATACATTTAATCCATCGTCAGTTGCAAGCCATATGTATCCTTTCTTATCTTGACACATACAATTTATTGAGGTTTGAGATAACCCATCTTCTAAGGTAATATTTTTAAATTGAATAGTTTTTTCATCAGCTTTAACAACATAATTATTAAATAATAGAATAATAATAATTAACCTGTTGTGCTAACAGATAAGTTTTCATTAATAGGATATTTATTCCATATATTTGAGCAGACTTCTCCTAATGAAGATGTCGCCAAATCCTTAGGAATTATTATCCAAATATTAATGTCTTAATCTTTGCTGTATCTATACCTATATTTAAGATTTTATTTATAAAATAACAAAGATTATGAGCTAATATTTTATTTACTATTCTTGTAGCAAAGCCCCAAGTTGACTTTGCAAGAACCCTCTGTATATTCAATTGCTCGGAGAGCTGAGAAAAAGTGGTTTCTATTCTACGACGAGCCTTGAATATGAGTTGCCTAAGTGGTTTTAAAAGTTTAATTTTACTGTTATTACGACTTATGGTTAGAAGATTAATATCCATTATCTCTTTTAATTGCGAAGCAATCTTTTGACCTATATAGCCTTTATCGCCTATTAGTGTATTAACAACTGAATTATCTATAAGTTCCCAGACTGCGTCTCTATCATCAATGTTTGCAGCAGTAATAGAGAAGTCTGTGATATAGCCATCTAAAGCAACTAATGCATGTAATTTGAAGCCGTAATATGTCTCTTTTTTCGAAGCGCATCGCCCGTAGGCAGCCTTCGGCTTAAATGACTTATGAAAGTGAGCTCTACCAAATTTACACACAGGAATAGGCATACTATCTACAATTCTTATTCGATCATATTGATAGTTAAGAAATTTCATAAATTCCTTACGTATTGCATCTGTGACTCGAAATAAGGATTTTCTTACTCTATGAAATCTTGTTCTACTACAAAAATTAGGGAACAGATCTCGTAAGTTTTTAGAACAAAACCCAAACCAAGCTTTTTCAGAGTCAATGGTTAAGAGTTCGCCTACTAAAGATAAAGTAATGATTTCGCTATCAGACATTACTGACTTATCAATATTGCGACGGTTCATAATAAATGCTGGAGTTACCTTTTGGTAAAAATCATCAATTATAACATAAGTGACAACAATAAAATCTTTTAAGTTGTTTATTGTTATGATAAAATCTTTATTAAACTCTGGCATATAAGTTAGCCTCCTATCATTAGATTAGTCGTGTTTTTTAATGATAGGTTAGCAAATATGCTGGAGTTTTTCTATTTGTAAGTATTGCCAACGTATTTAACTAGCACAACGAGTTAATTAACATAAAAGTATTAAAGCTTTTTAATTTGCTTAACAATATTTTTTTCCTCCAAAGTTATTATGTAGATTTATTTCATACTATTTATTATACCAATCAAATAAATACAATAAAACAATATGTAGATTTTTTTCTCGTATTTTCTTGTATTTTGTAAATGTTAGTATTATAATATAATCTAATTTTAAAGAATTATGTCGGAGGGGTATGATGAGAAAAATTTCTTCATATTTTAAAGGTTCATATGGAATGGATAAGTTATCAAAATATCTTCTGTATCTTGGGGGCTTTCTTCTTATTTTCAAAGGGAGTTGGCTAATCGGATTATTTTCTATTGGTTTTAGCTTATATAGAGTAACCTCTAAAAATAAGTACAAAAGGTATCAAGAACTTCAAAGTTTTGAAATTGCACTTCATAATTTAAAAGGAAAAGCTTATAAATTAAGACACAAGTTCAATTCTTTAAGGGAATATAAAATTTTTAAATGTCCTAACTGTGCGCAAAAATTAAGGGTTCCAAGGAACAAAGGAAATATCACTGTCACATGTAAGAAATGTAAAACGGAATTTAAAGAAAGAACATAAAAAATACTTTAGTGATAAGATTCACTAAAGTATTTTTTATCAATTTATAGGACTAGTTTATTTCATTGATCTGTTTATAGCACTGATGAATGCATTTAATGAAGCTGTATTAATGTTCTCAGATATACCTACACCATAATGTTTTTTGCCATTACTTTCAATTTGTATATAGCATACAGCTCTTGAACGAGAACCACCTTCTAAATCATGCTCATAGTAAGAGATAAATTTACACTTAGCTATATTGGTTTCTTGTATTGCGTTAAAGAATGCATCTAAAGGTCCGTTTCCTTTTCCTCTGATTTGTTTCTCTTCATTATTAATATTCAATGTTGCAATGATATTTACCATGTCATCTGCCTCATCTGTTGATTCAATTTTGTACCCTTTCAAATTGAATTTATCATTTAGTTGTAGATATTCTTCTTTAAATAAATCAAATATTTCAGCTGAGGATAATTCTTTACCTAGTGAATCGGATTTATCTTGAACCATAGCACCAAACTCTGGATGCATATTTTTAGGAAGCATAAAACCAAAGACATTTTCCATTATAAAAGCAGCGCCACCTTTTCCAGATTGACTATTTATTCTTATAATTTCTTCGTATTCACGGCCTACATCGTGAGGGTCGATTGGTAAATATGGTACTTCCCAATATTCAGATTTTTTAGTTTCCATTGCTTGAAAGCCTTTTCTGATAGCATCTTGATGAGAACCAGAAAAAGCAGCGTAAACTAATTTCCCAACATAAGGATGTCTATCGTGGACAGATTGTTTTGTGCAAGCTTCGTATATTTCAACTACTGTGTTAAGTTCTGTTAAATCGAGCTTAGGATCTATCCCTTGTGAGTATAAATTCATAGCTACAGTTATAAGATCTAGATTTCCTGTTCTTTCTCCGTTACCAAATAGAGTTCCTTCAACTCTGTCAGCACCAGCTAATAAGCCAAGTTCTGTTGCTGCAGTAGAAGTTCCCCTATCATTATGAGTATGAAGACTTATAATGATTGCTTCTCTATTTTTGAAATTATTGCACATCCATTCAATCTGATCAGCATAAACATTTGGCGTTGACATTTCAACTGTAGAAGGTAAATTTATTATTGCTTTATTTTCTTTTGTAGGTTGCCATACTTCAAGAACTTTTTCACAAATTTCTAATGCATAAGGAAGTTCAGTTCCAGTAAAACTTTCTGGAGAATATTCAAAAGTGAAATCTGTTTCCTTATACTTTGCTTTATACTCGTTAAGTAATTTTGCCCCATGAACAGCTATATCAATTATTTCTTCTTTAGACTTATTAAATACAACTTCTCTTTGAAGAGTAGAAGTAGAATTATAAAGATGAATTATTGCTTTTTTTGCCCCTTTTAAACTTTCAAAAGTTTTTTCTATTAAATGATCTCTTGCTTGAGTTAAAACTTGCAAGGTTACATCATCTGGAATTAAATTTTCATCAATTAATCTTCTTACAAAGGCGTATTCTGTGTTAGATGATGATGGAAATCCAACCTCTATTTCCTTAAATCCTAACTTTACCAAAAGTTTGAACATAGCAATTTTTTCTTCTACATTCATTGGTGTTGGAAGTGATTGGTTACCATCTCTTAAGTCTACACTACACCAAATAGGAGCCTTCTCAATTTCATTGTTAGGCCACATACGATTTTCAAGTTTAACTTTTTCATATTTCTTATACTTACGATACATTTTTTTGCCCCCTTTGTTTACTAAAAATTTCGAAATTGTAAAAGCATTTCTAAATTTTATAAAAAATAAAAACCCCGTCTCTAACAAAGAGACGAGGTTAACCCGCGGTACCACTCTAATTGACTTACATAAGTCCAACTTTAAGTTGCATACTAGTAAAAATTTCAATCAAATTAGATTGTTAAAAACTGTTTTTTATAACTGAAAATATATGAATTTAACAACTAATTTAAAGATATCTTTAAATAAAATTCAACATATGCAACATTCCTATAACGTGGAATAAACGTTCTGCCCTAAATACTTATGTATCTTCAGGTGAAAACTTCCAGATGAGTTCAAGATTCGAAAAATACCGCATCGCAGCAACCACGGTTCTCTTAAAATTTCAACATTCCCTACTATTTCTGTTCATAGTCTTTATATATTTATAAAATTTATATTTATTATTATATACTTATATTTATTAAATGTAAACACTTTACATGTTACTTTCTATTTAATATATAAATACATTTTTATTTTATAATCATATTTATTTAATTTATTATAAGTGTATAATGTAGATACATCAATATAAATGTTAAAAAGTATAAAATAACAATACAGATACAAAAATTTATATTGTTTTATCAACTGTATATAGGGTTAATGGTGAAACATCATTGAAATTTATATATGGAAAGTTGATTATAAAATCTATACTGATACATAGTTGCAGTGAAAACGTAAATTGCAAAGAAAATTTTTAACATTTTTTATAAGGAGAAAGATTAATGGCAAAAAGAAGAAAACGAAAATCCACTAAAAATCCTGTTTTACCAGTATTATTATTGATATTGGGAATATTAATTATAAGTGGCTTACTAGGATTAGAAAATGCCACTACGGACATGCCAAAAGCCACCAACATTATATCTAAAATTTTTACTTCTGATACAGCTTCAAAGGATAAAGTAAGTACTAATGTAAATAAAGATAAAGAAGATAAAAACACTTCAGATAATAGTACTAACGGTATTGAAGATGAAGAAAAAAAGCAAGTTATTACTCCACTAACAACATCACTAAAATTGCATTTCATTGATGTTGGTCAAGCTGATAGTATTCTATTAGAACAAAATGGAGAATTTATGCTAATTGATGGAGGGAATAAAGATGATTCTTCTATTGTAGTTGAATATTTAAAAAATTCAGGAGTAAAAGAGTTAAAGTATGTAATCGCAACTCATATCCATGAAGATCATATTGGAGGTTTACCAACAGTTTTAAAAAGCTTTCCAGTAAAGAATTTTTATATTGGAAAAAGAACTGCTACAACAAGTATTTATAAAAATTTAGTATCTACAGCGAAAAACTTGAAATTGACATTTACAGAACCTAAGGTTGGAGAAAAATTTAATTTAGGCGGAGCCGAAATAACTATAGTTTCTCCAAATAGTAGTGGGTATGAAGATTTGAATAATGATTCAATAGTTGTAAGAGTTGTCTATGGAAATAATTCATTTTTATTAACTGGTGATGCAGAAGATGAATCTGAAGCTGAAATGTTGAAAAGTGGACAAACTATTAAAGCTGATCTCCTTAAAATTGGACATCATGGTAGCCCTTCTTCAACAACAGCCGCTTTTTTAAAGGCTGTAAATCCTAAGTATGCAGTAATATCTGTTGGTAAAGATAATTCGTACAAGCATCCTGCAAAAGCTACTATGAATAGATTAAAAGCAGCTTCAATACCTGTATATAGGACTGACGAATCTGGAACCATTGTTGCAACTTCAGACGGAAATAATATAACTTTTGATAAAGGATTAGGTTCATATAATGGTAGATAAGAATCAATAGTAAAGATATGATAAATGCTAGAGACAGCTGATCAATTTCAGTATCTCTAGCATTATTAATTTTATCTTAGTTCTGCACCTAGTTTATGCTCTAAAGTCTTTAAAATCTTTTGATGAGTTTTATTAACTTCTTCATCAGTTAAAGTTTTGTTTGCAAGTCTGTATACTAGTGAATAAGCAACACTCTTTTTACCTTCAGGAATTTGCTTTCCTTTATATACGTCGAAGAGTTTGACTTCTTCAATCATATTTGCGCCTTGTTTCTTGATTATTTCATCAATTTCTTGCACAAGTATATTTTCATCTACAAGGATAGCTAAATCTCTAGTAACAGCTGGATACTTA is a window encoding:
- a CDS encoding homoserine O-succinyltransferase produces the protein MCPVILPKDLPATATLINENIFVMNHERAQSQQIRPLEILFLNLMPTKIVTETQILRLLSNSLIQINVTFLQTSDYTSKHTPKSHLDTFYTTFEEIKDKSFDALIVSGAPVENMEFEDVQYWNELTRIFDYAEANVQSSLFICWGAQAALYYYYGIDKKPLEKKMFGIFEHENLDKNSPLMRGLDDVFYAPHSRHTGNSIEDIKEVRDLETLAYSKEAGPLLITDKSKRKVFITGHPEYDAETLSLEYFRDINAGLKIETPFNYFVDDDPEKGIKVTWRSTGSMIYNNWINYYVYQETPYNLKRDKK
- a CDS encoding DUF2752 domain-containing protein, which gives rise to METIMHKNINNLTPNKIAILRISLLVLPIISIFIFYLLRYYIFSVVKLLPQCTFYEKTSLLCPGCGMTRSILALFRGDILNCLKSNVATMLIVIFGFLKYLELLALSFNKKLFLLPRYPSFYWLGLTLLILYWILRNIEFFLFLKP
- a CDS encoding ligand-binding sensor domain-containing protein, giving the protein MIIILLFNNYVVKADEKTIQFKNITLEDGLSQTSINCMCQDKKGYIWLATDDGLNVYDGQEFKVYKYKLNDENSISGNYIGAVLEDSDGYIWIGTGKGVNKLNPANGSIVRYTYSKEDSSSISSDGILTILEDGDNNIWIGTEEGLNKYDKSTDSFVRFSHVESNIYSITNNCITSLFQDSEGILWIGTEKGLNKMNLIDNQITQCNYAFDVDGIMKDKFITSLFEDNDKNLWIGTFDNGLFKFDKKANKLTNYSQGFEGNNQIAFKHVNDIKEDDYNNIWIGTNDGLFKYNKLNDKLIAYVNKYYDLKSLVYNQVNYIIKDRTGMIWAGTNKGISIFNPEPMFNYYKKDPTKENSLSDDMIRGIYKDNNGILWLGTFKDGLNAMNLSTGDVKHYRNSESTDSLSDDTIINVYGDKQGDIWIATWKGLNLYNKSTDSFIRFNEGTDINTLVSDAVNTIYQDREGIIWIGTANGLDSYDKVTKQFKHYSDIMTKNNILEQNISSIYEDENRTLWIGLGLNGGLVKFDRTSEVMTSYTQSPNDAKTISSNNIKDVTGDNNGNLWIATTHGLNKFSILEESFTRFFEEDGLSNNYLYGVLLDTKGNPWVSTDGGLSKYDVSEKTFTNFNVYDGLQSNEFNNYSYYKSSNGEMFFGGINGFNSFFPEKIEEKKLLNQNVVIKGVSIYDEPFPIDKLSSLNFKQNHFRIEFFLPYFINSSKNQFAYLLEGVDSEWNYVTGNGYARYTNVQSGEYRFLVKGRNNLGQWSEPISIPVKISTAPWNTWWAHLIYITTAIMVIYFIWNRVKILEGIINQRTILLNNKLKENKTLYDKLIKYERSKNNYFINLSHELRTPLNVILSTLQLISNLNEGEKYIEKPNLNKYVDIMSRNSLRLLKVINDLIDASKIENGDYKLTISEVDIVYLVEEVALSMKDYIESNNIDLIIDPDIEEKLIECDRTQIERCIVNLLSNATKYSNKNGSIWVTILDDDTKVRISIKDNGIGIAPKNHDIIFERFGQVNNSESNKKGSGIGLSLVKSLVELHNGTIDLISEEGKGSDFIISLPVRQNKTNNKIL
- a CDS encoding IS982-like element ISClce1 family transposase, which gives rise to MPEFNKDFIITINNLKDFIVVTYVIIDDFYQKVTPAFIMNRRNIDKSVMSDSEIITLSLVGELLTIDSEKAWFGFCSKNLRDLFPNFCSRTRFHRVRKSLFRVTDAIRKEFMKFLNYQYDRIRIVDSMPIPVCKFGRAHFHKSFKPKAAYGRCASKKETYYGFKLHALVALDGYITDFSITAANIDDRDAVWELIDNSVVNTLIGDKGYIGQKIASQLKEIMDINLLTISRNNSKIKLLKPLRQLIFKARRRIETTFSQLSEQLNIQRVLAKSTWGFATRIVNKILAHNLCYFINKILNIGIDTAKIKTLIFG
- a CDS encoding Zn-finger containing protein, which codes for MRKISSYFKGSYGMDKLSKYLLYLGGFLLIFKGSWLIGLFSIGFSLYRVTSKNKYKRYQELQSFEIALHNLKGKAYKLRHKFNSLREYKIFKCPNCAQKLRVPRNKGNITVTCKKCKTEFKERT
- the leuA gene encoding 2-isopropylmalate synthase: MYRKYKKYEKVKLENRMWPNNEIEKAPIWCSVDLRDGNQSLPTPMNVEEKIAMFKLLVKLGFKEIEVGFPSSSNTEYAFVRRLIDENLIPDDVTLQVLTQARDHLIEKTFESLKGAKKAIIHLYNSTSTLQREVVFNKSKEEIIDIAVHGAKLLNEYKAKYKETDFTFEYSPESFTGTELPYALEICEKVLEVWQPTKENKAIINLPSTVEMSTPNVYADQIEWMCNNFKNREAIIISLHTHNDRGTSTAATELGLLAGADRVEGTLFGNGERTGNLDLITVAMNLYSQGIDPKLDLTELNTVVEIYEACTKQSVHDRHPYVGKLVYAAFSGSHQDAIRKGFQAMETKKSEYWEVPYLPIDPHDVGREYEEIIRINSQSGKGGAAFIMENVFGFMLPKNMHPEFGAMVQDKSDSLGKELSSAEIFDLFKEEYLQLNDKFNLKGYKIESTDEADDMVNIIATLNINNEEKQIRGKGNGPLDAFFNAIQETNIAKCKFISYYEHDLEGGSRSRAVCYIQIESNGKKHYGVGISENINTASLNAFISAINRSMK
- a CDS encoding ComEC/Rec2 family competence protein, translated to MAKRRKRKSTKNPVLPVLLLILGILIISGLLGLENATTDMPKATNIISKIFTSDTASKDKVSTNVNKDKEDKNTSDNSTNGIEDEEKKQVITPLTTSLKLHFIDVGQADSILLEQNGEFMLIDGGNKDDSSIVVEYLKNSGVKELKYVIATHIHEDHIGGLPTVLKSFPVKNFYIGKRTATTSIYKNLVSTAKNLKLTFTEPKVGEKFNLGGAEITIVSPNSSGYEDLNNDSIVVRVVYGNNSFLLTGDAEDESEAEMLKSGQTIKADLLKIGHHGSPSSTTAAFLKAVNPKYAVISVGKDNSYKHPAKATMNRLKAASIPVYRTDESGTIVATSDGNNITFDKGLGSYNGR